A single Klebsiella variicola DNA region contains:
- a CDS encoding amino acid ABC transporter ATP-binding protein — protein MPLITINQMQKYYGDNHVLKGVDLDIDMGEVISIIGRSGSGKSTLLRCINGLEGYQEGSIKLGGMTITDRDSQAREISRSIGMVFQNFNLFPHMTALENVMLAPRRVLKKSQAECRELAQRMLEKVGLGDRLDYYPANLSGGQQQRVAIARALAMSPKVLLCDEITSALDPELVGEVLKVLEQLAAEGMTLILVTHEMNFAREVGDRVVFMHQGRVWEQGDSKTLFASPQTSELKQFISSVRGLN, from the coding sequence ATGCCTCTCATCACCATTAATCAGATGCAGAAGTACTACGGCGACAACCATGTGTTGAAGGGCGTCGATCTGGATATCGACATGGGGGAAGTGATCTCGATCATCGGCCGCAGCGGCTCGGGTAAAAGCACCCTGCTGCGCTGTATCAATGGTCTGGAGGGCTACCAGGAGGGCAGTATCAAGCTCGGGGGCATGACCATCACCGACCGCGATTCACAGGCCCGGGAGATCAGCCGCTCTATCGGCATGGTGTTCCAGAATTTTAACCTGTTCCCGCACATGACGGCGCTGGAGAACGTCATGCTGGCCCCGCGGCGGGTGCTGAAGAAGTCCCAGGCCGAATGCCGGGAGCTGGCGCAGCGGATGCTGGAGAAGGTCGGTCTTGGCGACCGTCTGGATTACTATCCGGCCAATCTCTCCGGCGGCCAACAGCAGCGCGTGGCCATTGCCCGGGCGCTGGCCATGTCGCCGAAAGTTTTACTCTGTGACGAAATCACCTCGGCACTCGACCCGGAACTGGTGGGTGAAGTGCTGAAGGTGCTGGAGCAACTGGCGGCGGAAGGTATGACGCTGATCCTCGTCACCCATGAAATGAATTTTGCCCGCGAAGTGGGCGACCGCGTGGTGTTTATGCATCAGGGACGCGTCTGGGAGCAGGGCGACAGCAAAACGCTGTTCGCCAGCCCGCAGACCAGCGAACTGAAACAGTTTATCTCCTCGGTGCGCGGTCTTAACTAA
- a CDS encoding transporter substrate-binding domain-containing protein, with product MKKLLIALAGAACLLSSVSAAQADQLQDIEKRGVIRIAVPQDFPPFGSVGTDLQPQGYDIDMARYLAKSMKLKLQLVPVTSANRVPYLQTDKVDLVISSLGKNAEREKVIDFSRAYAPFFLGVFGPKGAELKDAAALSGKSIGVTRGAVEDMVLTSVAPQAAQIKRYEDNNTTLSAYLSGQVQYVATGNLVVAAISRQNADKAPVPSFMLKDSPCFIGLKKNEPALKAKVDTLIEQGIKDGTLNGLSEKWLKAPLPASLGA from the coding sequence ATGAAGAAACTGTTGATCGCACTGGCCGGGGCCGCTTGTCTCCTTTCGTCTGTTTCTGCCGCGCAGGCTGACCAGCTCCAGGATATTGAAAAACGCGGCGTCATTCGTATTGCCGTGCCTCAGGATTTTCCGCCGTTCGGCTCGGTGGGCACCGACCTGCAGCCGCAGGGGTATGACATCGATATGGCGCGCTATCTGGCGAAATCGATGAAGCTCAAGCTGCAGCTGGTCCCGGTGACCAGCGCCAACCGCGTGCCGTATCTGCAGACCGATAAGGTGGACCTGGTGATCTCCAGCCTCGGCAAGAACGCCGAGCGCGAGAAGGTGATCGACTTCAGCCGCGCCTACGCGCCGTTCTTCCTCGGCGTGTTTGGCCCGAAAGGGGCGGAACTGAAGGACGCGGCCGCGCTGAGCGGCAAAAGCATCGGTGTGACCCGCGGGGCAGTGGAAGATATGGTACTGACCAGCGTGGCGCCGCAGGCAGCGCAGATTAAGCGCTACGAGGATAATAACACTACGCTGTCGGCTTACCTGTCCGGTCAGGTGCAGTATGTCGCGACCGGCAATCTGGTGGTGGCGGCCATCTCCCGGCAGAACGCCGACAAAGCGCCGGTGCCGAGCTTTATGCTGAAGGACTCGCCGTGCTTTATCGGTCTGAAAAAGAACGAACCGGCGCTGAAGGCGAAAGTGGATACCCTCATCGAGCAGGGCATTAAGGACGGCACCCTCAACGGTCTGTCTGAGAAGTGGCTGAAAGCGCCACTGCCTGCCAGCCTCGGCGCGTAA
- a CDS encoding NAD(P)H-dependent flavin oxidoreductase, whose product MQPNRVARILGIEKPVVQGPLSWLTDARLVAAVGNAGGLGVLGPNAGLTAATAVSTPEATAKKMREEIRKTKQLTEKPFGVNLIPTAENDIWTPAILPVIKEEGVKVVVYTGYGDGSLKPALFDELKAAGITIIYRDINPTPENSRRAEQAGADIIVATGFDEGGTLPGTALGTFTIVPLIVDAVQRVPVMAAGGITDARGARAVHALGAEGVFAGSVFISTIESRVPDSVKAKIVAANGLDLRLFRTLPDYYRALPGKLSDTLVAMDRAGASKAELAQAMGGLRGMRLGMLEGNTDEGYISVGVGIGNIHAITSVAEVVNQLAV is encoded by the coding sequence ATGCAACCTAACCGCGTCGCCCGTATTCTGGGTATTGAAAAACCGGTGGTCCAGGGACCGCTCTCCTGGCTGACCGATGCGCGTCTGGTGGCGGCCGTCGGTAACGCCGGTGGGCTTGGCGTGCTGGGCCCGAACGCTGGACTGACGGCGGCAACCGCCGTCTCCACCCCGGAGGCCACCGCCAAGAAAATGCGCGAAGAGATCCGCAAAACCAAACAGCTGACCGAGAAACCCTTTGGCGTCAACCTGATCCCGACGGCGGAAAACGATATCTGGACGCCGGCGATCCTGCCGGTGATCAAAGAGGAAGGCGTCAAGGTGGTGGTCTACACCGGCTACGGCGATGGTTCGTTAAAACCGGCGCTGTTCGACGAACTGAAAGCCGCCGGGATCACCATTATCTATCGTGACATCAACCCGACCCCGGAGAACAGCCGCCGCGCGGAGCAGGCCGGCGCGGATATTATTGTCGCCACCGGCTTTGACGAAGGCGGCACGCTGCCGGGTACCGCCCTCGGGACCTTCACCATCGTCCCGCTGATCGTTGACGCGGTACAGCGGGTTCCGGTGATGGCCGCCGGGGGGATCACCGACGCCCGGGGCGCGCGCGCCGTCCACGCCCTCGGTGCGGAAGGGGTTTTCGCCGGCTCGGTATTTATCAGCACCATCGAAAGCCGGGTTCCCGACTCGGTGAAAGCGAAAATTGTGGCCGCCAACGGTCTGGATCTGCGCCTGTTCCGTACCCTGCCGGACTACTACCGCGCGCTGCCCGGCAAACTGAGCGACACACTGGTGGCCATGGATCGTGCCGGCGCCTCAAAAGCCGAGCTGGCCCAGGCGATGGGCGGTCTGCGCGGGATGCGGCTGGGCATGCTGGAGGGGAATACTGATGAGGGGTATATCTCGGTGGGCGTGGGGATCGGCAACATCCATGCCATCACCTCCGTCGCCGAGGTGGTCAACCAGCTGGCGGTGTGA
- the hpxU gene encoding MurR/RpiR family transcriptional regulator HpxU: MQQLDERLKGQYASLSPQEQRVADFIFDHFDDLISYNSAELAQLSGVSKATVSRLFKRLGYDKYKDMRDELRTLRQSGMPLTDQRDAVQGNTLLARHYKQEMANLTQWVNALDARQFAEALTAMVAARRIVVVGMRNAYPAALHLRQQLLQARGQVLVLPQPGQSLSEELVDLTADDLVVMMAFRRRPRIVRPLLQQLQRDGVPVLLMCEPQAHSLFPLSRWQLCAPLDSVSAYDSYASVNSLINLLANAFLHETLDSGRPRIHDIATLYQQLDELEQR, translated from the coding sequence ATGCAACAACTCGATGAACGACTGAAAGGGCAATACGCCTCGCTGTCGCCGCAGGAGCAGCGGGTGGCGGATTTCATCTTTGACCACTTTGATGACCTGATAAGCTACAACAGCGCCGAGCTGGCGCAGCTGAGCGGCGTGTCGAAAGCCACCGTCAGCCGGCTGTTCAAGCGCCTCGGTTACGACAAATATAAGGATATGCGCGATGAACTGCGCACCCTGCGCCAGAGCGGGATGCCGCTCACCGACCAGCGCGACGCGGTGCAGGGTAACACGCTGCTGGCGCGCCATTATAAGCAGGAGATGGCGAATCTCACCCAGTGGGTCAACGCCCTCGACGCCCGCCAGTTCGCCGAGGCGCTGACGGCGATGGTGGCCGCGCGCCGCATTGTGGTGGTGGGCATGCGTAACGCCTATCCGGCGGCGCTGCACTTGCGCCAGCAGCTGCTGCAGGCCCGCGGCCAGGTGCTGGTGCTGCCCCAGCCGGGTCAGAGTCTCAGCGAAGAGCTGGTCGATCTGACCGCCGATGATCTGGTGGTAATGATGGCGTTTCGCCGTCGGCCGCGAATAGTACGCCCGCTGCTGCAGCAGCTGCAGCGCGACGGGGTGCCGGTCCTGTTAATGTGCGAGCCGCAGGCCCACAGCCTGTTTCCGCTCTCCCGCTGGCAGCTCTGCGCGCCGCTGGACAGCGTCTCCGCCTACGACAGCTATGCCTCGGTCAACAGCCTGATTAATCTGCTGGCCAATGCCTTTCTCCATGAAACGCTCGACAGCGGTCGTCCGCGCATCCACGATATCGCCACGCTTTATCAGCAACTGGACGAGCTGGAACAACGCTAA
- the hpxK gene encoding allantoate amidohydrolase, with the protein MSDTARQQAEREAAASRVMARADRLATLSETADALTRVYLSPEHQQANQLVGQWMQAAGMMVWQDSVGNICGRYEGQQEGAPAVLLGSHLDTVRNAGRYDGMLGVLAAIEVVQRLHQQGRRLAKAIEIVGFGDEEGTRFGITLLGSRGVTGTWPESWLSQCDTDGVSVAQALVNAGLDPARIGHAARHPRDIAAYLELHIEQGPCLEQAGLALGVVEAINGARRLNCRFTGEAGHAGTVPMLHRKDALAAAAEWMVQVENLTRQRGGNLVATVGTLRCAPGAVNVIPGEVQLTLDIRGPQDAPLTALLDELLGEAQAIAGRRQLRFAAEEYYRIAATACDSHLQAVLSEAVMAVQGRSLTLPSGAGHDAIAIAERWPSAMLFVRCLGGVSHHPAESVTAADVGLAIDAFSRAVEKVADA; encoded by the coding sequence ATGAGTGATACCGCCCGCCAGCAGGCGGAGAGAGAAGCGGCTGCCAGCCGGGTGATGGCGCGTGCCGATCGGCTGGCCACCCTTAGCGAAACCGCCGATGCCCTGACCCGGGTCTATCTGTCGCCCGAGCATCAGCAGGCCAACCAGTTGGTGGGCCAGTGGATGCAGGCTGCCGGCATGATGGTGTGGCAGGACAGCGTCGGCAACATCTGCGGACGCTATGAAGGACAACAGGAGGGGGCGCCGGCGGTGCTGCTGGGCTCTCATCTTGACACCGTGCGCAACGCCGGGCGCTACGACGGCATGCTCGGCGTGCTGGCGGCGATTGAGGTGGTCCAGCGTCTGCACCAGCAGGGGCGACGGCTGGCAAAGGCAATCGAGATCGTCGGCTTTGGCGATGAAGAGGGCACCCGCTTTGGCATCACCCTGCTCGGCAGCCGCGGCGTCACCGGCACCTGGCCTGAAAGCTGGCTGTCACAGTGCGATACCGACGGCGTGAGCGTCGCCCAGGCGCTGGTGAATGCCGGACTCGATCCGGCGCGGATCGGCCACGCGGCCCGTCACCCGCGGGATATCGCCGCCTATCTGGAACTGCATATCGAGCAGGGGCCGTGCCTGGAGCAGGCGGGGCTGGCGCTCGGCGTGGTGGAGGCGATTAACGGCGCCAGACGGCTGAACTGCCGCTTTACCGGCGAAGCTGGCCATGCCGGCACGGTGCCGATGCTCCACCGCAAGGATGCCCTCGCCGCGGCGGCGGAATGGATGGTGCAGGTGGAAAACCTGACCCGGCAGCGCGGCGGTAACCTGGTGGCGACGGTCGGCACCCTGCGCTGTGCGCCGGGCGCGGTGAACGTGATACCGGGCGAGGTGCAGTTGACGCTGGATATTCGCGGCCCGCAGGATGCGCCGCTGACGGCGCTGCTGGATGAGCTGCTGGGCGAGGCGCAGGCCATTGCCGGGCGTCGCCAGCTGCGTTTCGCCGCCGAGGAGTATTATCGCATCGCCGCCACCGCCTGCGACAGTCACCTGCAGGCGGTGCTGAGCGAGGCGGTGATGGCGGTGCAGGGGCGTTCGCTGACGCTGCCGAGCGGCGCAGGGCATGACGCCATCGCCATCGCCGAGCGCTGGCCATCGGCCATGCTGTTTGTGCGTTGCCTGGGGGGCGTCAGCCATCACCCGGCGGAGTCGGTCACTGCCGCCGACGTCGGGCTGGCTATCGACGCTTTCTCCCGGGCGGTAGAGAAGGTGGCCGACGCCTGA
- a CDS encoding amino acid ABC transporter permease — MTEQLHFSELWPHWPELLAGLWVTVQLTVLATIGGLAIGILGAAIRSGRPGMLSRVWGGYVEIIRNTPFVVQLFFIVFGLPNLGLKMTAGEAALLAMVVNLGAYSTEIVRAGIQVTPKGQWEAGRVLGLSRTQTFVRVVLPPALQRIYPALVSQCIIVMLGSSVVSQVSYEELTFAANLIQSRTFLSFEVYLVTTGIYLALSIAMRQLLMAAGRKWLGVQA; from the coding sequence ATGACGGAGCAACTTCATTTCTCTGAGCTCTGGCCGCACTGGCCGGAGCTGCTGGCCGGCCTGTGGGTGACGGTGCAGTTGACGGTGCTGGCGACGATCGGCGGACTGGCGATCGGCATCCTCGGGGCGGCGATCCGCAGCGGGCGCCCGGGAATGCTCAGCCGGGTATGGGGCGGATATGTGGAAATCATCCGCAACACGCCGTTTGTGGTGCAACTCTTTTTTATCGTCTTTGGTTTACCGAACCTTGGACTGAAGATGACCGCCGGTGAAGCGGCGCTGCTGGCGATGGTGGTTAACCTCGGCGCCTATAGCACCGAGATCGTCCGCGCCGGTATTCAGGTGACGCCGAAGGGCCAGTGGGAAGCCGGTCGCGTGCTCGGGCTTAGCAGGACGCAAACCTTCGTTCGCGTCGTATTGCCCCCGGCGCTGCAGCGGATTTACCCGGCGCTGGTCAGCCAGTGCATCATCGTGATGCTCGGCTCGTCAGTGGTGTCGCAGGTCTCCTATGAGGAGCTGACCTTCGCCGCCAACCTGATCCAGTCGCGGACATTTTTGAGCTTTGAGGTCTATCTGGTGACCACCGGGATCTACTTAGCGTTATCGATAGCGATGCGCCAGCTGCTGATGGCGGCGGGGCGTAAATGGCTGGGGGTACAGGCCTGA
- a CDS encoding NADH:flavin oxidoreductase/NADH oxidase yields the protein MSHLFSATRIGQLALDNRIVIAPMCQYSADEGKATSWHRIHLGQLAFSGAGLLILEATAVEPAGRISPGDLGLWDDETENALRAVVEDIRAWSPIRLGIQLGHAGRKASCAAPWQGGHQLALNEGGWQTVAPSAVAFHDGDRAPAELSLADMARIKAAFVASALRAQRLGFELIELHAAHGYLLHQFLSPLSNQRRDEYGGSLENRLRYPLEVFNAIREAVGNTMAVGVRLSATDWVEGGWDCEQSIQFSQQLEALGSDYIHVSSGGLSPQQSITVGPGYQLPFAHDIRQQVAIPVIGVGLITDPQQAEAALEDGDADLIALARAVLYDPHWPWHAAASLGAQVRVPSQYLRSEPHGLKGTLLPNR from the coding sequence ATGAGCCATCTTTTTAGCGCGACGCGTATTGGTCAGCTGGCGCTGGATAACCGCATCGTTATTGCCCCCATGTGTCAGTACTCTGCCGACGAGGGTAAAGCCACCTCCTGGCACCGGATCCATCTTGGTCAGCTGGCTTTCTCCGGCGCTGGCCTGTTAATTCTGGAAGCCACGGCGGTAGAGCCAGCGGGACGTATCTCGCCGGGGGATCTGGGTTTGTGGGATGATGAAACCGAAAACGCGCTGCGCGCGGTGGTAGAGGATATTCGGGCCTGGTCGCCGATCCGCCTGGGGATCCAGCTGGGGCACGCCGGACGCAAAGCCTCCTGCGCGGCCCCGTGGCAGGGTGGTCATCAGCTGGCCCTTAATGAGGGTGGCTGGCAAACCGTTGCCCCCTCCGCCGTGGCGTTTCACGATGGCGACCGCGCCCCCGCCGAGCTGAGCCTTGCCGATATGGCGCGCATCAAAGCGGCGTTTGTCGCCAGCGCGTTGCGCGCCCAGCGTCTGGGCTTTGAGCTGATTGAACTGCACGCCGCCCACGGCTATCTGCTGCACCAGTTTCTCTCGCCGCTCAGCAATCAGCGCCGTGATGAGTACGGCGGTTCTCTGGAAAACCGTCTGCGCTATCCGCTGGAAGTGTTTAACGCGATCCGCGAGGCGGTGGGCAACACCATGGCGGTGGGCGTCAGGCTGTCGGCTACCGACTGGGTCGAAGGCGGCTGGGACTGCGAGCAGTCCATTCAGTTTAGCCAGCAACTGGAAGCGCTGGGCAGCGACTATATTCACGTCTCCAGCGGCGGATTGTCGCCGCAGCAGTCGATCACCGTCGGACCGGGTTATCAGTTGCCATTCGCCCACGACATTCGCCAGCAGGTTGCCATCCCGGTGATTGGCGTGGGGCTGATCACCGATCCGCAGCAGGCGGAAGCGGCGCTGGAGGATGGCGATGCCGACCTGATCGCCCTCGCCCGCGCGGTACTCTACGATCCGCACTGGCCGTGGCACGCTGCGGCCAGCCTCGGCGCCCAGGTTCGCGTCCCTTCGCAGTACCTGCGCTCCGAGCCACACGGCCTGAAAGGCACCCTGCTGCCAAACCGTTGA
- a CDS encoding amino acid ABC transporter permease — translation MTTFTDWDIIRNLLLAGRWTVLLSLVAFTGGALVTLPLLLLRLTGGRQVKRLIRGYIELFQGTPLLMQLFLAFFGVALFGIDVSAWTAASVALTLYTSAFLLDIWFGSIRALPKGQWEASRCLGLSFGQTLYRVVAPQALRIAIAPTVGFSVQVIKGTALASIIGFVELTKAGTMLTNVTYQPFKVFALVALGYFILCYPLSRYSRYLENKFNASHHH, via the coding sequence ATGACCACTTTTACTGACTGGGACATTATCCGCAACCTGCTGCTGGCCGGTCGCTGGACGGTGCTGCTGTCGCTGGTCGCGTTCACCGGCGGGGCGCTGGTGACCTTACCGTTACTGCTGCTGCGTCTCACCGGCGGACGCCAGGTGAAACGGCTCATCCGCGGCTACATCGAGCTGTTTCAGGGGACGCCGCTGCTGATGCAGCTGTTTCTGGCATTCTTTGGCGTGGCGCTGTTCGGCATTGACGTCTCGGCGTGGACCGCCGCCTCGGTCGCTCTGACGCTCTACACCAGCGCCTTTTTGCTGGATATCTGGTTCGGCAGCATTCGCGCGCTGCCGAAAGGCCAGTGGGAGGCCTCGCGGTGTCTCGGGCTGAGCTTCGGCCAGACCTTGTACCGCGTGGTGGCGCCGCAGGCGCTGCGCATTGCCATCGCGCCGACGGTGGGCTTTTCCGTACAGGTGATCAAAGGCACGGCGCTGGCATCGATTATCGGCTTTGTGGAGCTGACCAAGGCCGGGACGATGCTGACCAACGTCACTTATCAGCCGTTTAAAGTGTTTGCCCTGGTGGCGCTGGGCTATTTCATTCTGTGCTATCCGCTGTCCCGCTACAGCCGCTATCTGGAGAACAAATTCAATGCCTCTCATCACCATTAA
- a CDS encoding pyridoxal-phosphate-dependent aminotransferase family protein, with amino-acid sequence MDITQFSQINPPQRLLMGPGPINADPRVLRAMSSQLVGQYDPAMTHYMNEVMALYRGVFRTENRWTMLVDGTSRAGIEAILVSAIRPGDKVLVPVFGRFGHLLCEIARRCRAEVHTIEVPWGEVFTPDQVEDAIKRVRPRLLLTVQGDTSTTMLQPLAELGEICRRHEVLFYTDATASLGGNPLETDAWQLDAVSAGMQKCLGGPSGTSPITLSPRMEEVIRRRRCIEQGIRTDAHHDGVDEMIYSNYFDLGMVMDYWGPERLNHHTEATSALFAARECARLILQEGLDNGIARHKLHGDALLKGIQAMGLETFGDLRHKMNNVLGVVIPNGVNGDQVRKLMLEDFGIEIGTSFGPLHGKVWRIGTMGYNARKDCVMQTLSALEAVLNYLKFTTTQGAAMQAAWDHYRTEATL; translated from the coding sequence ATGGATATCACTCAGTTTTCGCAAATTAACCCGCCGCAGCGCCTGCTGATGGGGCCGGGGCCGATCAATGCCGACCCGCGCGTGCTGCGCGCCATGTCGAGCCAGCTGGTTGGCCAGTACGATCCGGCGATGACCCACTACATGAATGAAGTCATGGCGCTCTACCGCGGTGTGTTTCGCACCGAAAATCGCTGGACGATGCTGGTCGACGGCACCTCGCGCGCCGGGATCGAAGCGATTCTGGTGTCGGCGATCCGTCCGGGTGACAAAGTGTTGGTGCCGGTGTTCGGCCGGTTTGGACATCTGCTGTGCGAGATCGCGCGTCGTTGCCGGGCAGAGGTGCACACCATCGAGGTGCCGTGGGGCGAGGTCTTTACGCCGGATCAGGTTGAGGACGCGATCAAGCGCGTGCGCCCGCGCCTGCTGCTCACCGTGCAGGGCGATACTTCCACCACCATGCTGCAGCCGCTGGCGGAGCTGGGGGAGATTTGCCGTCGTCACGAAGTGCTGTTCTATACCGACGCCACCGCGTCGCTCGGCGGTAACCCGCTGGAAACCGACGCCTGGCAGCTGGACGCCGTGTCCGCCGGGATGCAGAAGTGCCTGGGCGGTCCTTCCGGCACCTCGCCCATCACCCTCAGCCCGCGGATGGAAGAGGTCATCCGCCGCCGTCGTTGCATTGAGCAGGGGATCCGCACCGACGCCCACCACGATGGCGTCGACGAGATGATCTACTCCAACTATTTCGATCTCGGCATGGTAATGGATTACTGGGGGCCGGAGCGCCTTAACCACCATACCGAAGCGACCTCGGCGCTGTTCGCCGCCCGGGAGTGCGCGCGCCTGATCCTCCAGGAGGGACTCGACAACGGCATCGCCCGCCACAAACTGCACGGCGATGCGCTGCTGAAGGGCATCCAGGCGATGGGGCTCGAGACCTTTGGCGACCTGCGGCACAAAATGAATAACGTGCTAGGGGTGGTGATCCCCAACGGGGTCAACGGCGATCAGGTACGCAAACTGATGCTGGAAGATTTCGGCATTGAAATTGGCACCTCGTTTGGTCCGCTGCACGGTAAAGTCTGGCGCATTGGCACCATGGGCTATAACGCGCGTAAAGACTGCGTGATGCAGACGCTCAGCGCGCTGGAAGCGGTCCTGAACTACCTCAAGTTCACCACCACTCAGGGCGCGGCGATGCAGGCGGCCTGGGATCACTACCGCACCGAGGCCACCCTATGA
- a CDS encoding LysR family transcriptional regulator produces the protein MNLFENIKIFIEIVDAGSFAQAAENLQIHRPAVTKALQQLEQESGVRLLQRTTRRLYLTPEGEEFYRRSKPLLSQADDLLESFAPDRPIRGQLRVDMPIAFARLLVIPHLPDFYQAHPEVEIVLSSSDVRRDMLRDGLDCLLRVGDLEDGDYVARSLGEVALTTCASPGYLARYGAPATLEDLQSHLAVNWVNSSSRQIMPWRFQTPEGIRQIAIPGKLVLDNSEVFTAAGLAGLGMLQGMRFFLQPYIDSGQLVEILPDFPAPRRPLSLLYPHRHLSHKVRVFADWLQGLVATLDRSVSA, from the coding sequence ATGAATCTGTTTGAAAATATTAAAATTTTTATTGAAATCGTCGATGCCGGTAGCTTTGCCCAGGCGGCGGAAAATTTGCAGATCCACCGACCGGCGGTGACCAAAGCGCTGCAGCAGCTGGAGCAGGAGAGCGGGGTCCGGCTGCTGCAGCGCACCACCCGGCGTCTGTATCTTACGCCGGAGGGGGAAGAGTTTTATCGCCGCAGCAAACCGTTGCTCTCCCAGGCCGACGATCTGCTGGAGTCGTTCGCGCCGGACCGACCGATCCGCGGTCAGCTGCGCGTTGATATGCCGATCGCCTTTGCCCGGCTGCTGGTGATCCCGCATCTGCCGGATTTTTATCAGGCTCATCCGGAGGTGGAGATTGTCCTCAGCAGCTCCGACGTACGCCGGGATATGCTGCGCGATGGTCTGGATTGCCTGCTGCGGGTGGGGGATCTTGAGGATGGCGACTATGTGGCGCGTTCGCTGGGGGAGGTGGCGTTAACCACCTGCGCCAGTCCGGGCTATCTGGCGCGCTATGGGGCGCCCGCGACGCTGGAGGACCTGCAGTCGCATCTGGCGGTGAACTGGGTGAACAGCAGCAGCCGGCAGATTATGCCCTGGCGATTCCAGACCCCGGAGGGCATCAGGCAGATCGCCATTCCCGGTAAACTGGTGCTGGACAACTCTGAAGTCTTTACTGCCGCCGGGCTGGCGGGGCTGGGGATGCTGCAGGGGATGCGTTTCTTTTTGCAACCTTATATCGACAGCGGGCAACTGGTGGAAATTTTGCCGGACTTTCCGGCGCCGCGTCGACCGTTGTCGCTACTCTATCCGCACCGGCATCTGTCGCATAAGGTGCGGGTCTTTGCCGACTGGCTGCAGGGGCTGGTAGCGACCCTGGATCGATCGGTGTCGGCTTGA